One stretch of Miscanthus floridulus cultivar M001 chromosome 18, ASM1932011v1, whole genome shotgun sequence DNA includes these proteins:
- the LOC136521348 gene encoding uncharacterized protein isoform X4 produces the protein MLFLMKYERRGQTKPSLARFVRVCHLLWRVQNHHARISCLVRSTIGMDDAQGYQEGDDYDLVLQKQEWIKTQDMLKSKLILEDEFAWSLPSVGSGSDDHERCKLKYIGGTDISFSKEDPSTACAAVVVLNADTLEVVHEEFNIVQLQVPYIPGFLAFREAPILLGLLEKVKINAPHFYPQLLMVDGNGLLHPRAGFGLACHLGILADIPTIGVGKNLHHVDGLNQSEVRRLLESKENCNKELILLTGQSGTKWGMLGIAFHLIQPR, from the exons ATGCTATTTTTGATGAAGTATGAGAGGCGAGGGCAAACCAAACCTTCATTAGCTAG ATTTGTCAGGGTTTGTCATCTTCTCTGGAGGGTTCAGAACCACCATGCAAGAATTAGCTGTCTTGTGAGGAGTACAATAGGAATGGATGATGCCCAAGGGTACCAAGAAGGAGATGACTATGACTTGGTGCTGCAGAAACAAGAATGGATCAA AACACAAGACATGCTCAAGAGTAAACTTATTCTTGAAGATGAATTTGCCTGGAGTTTACCTTCGGTGGGCTCAGGTTCAGATGACCATGAAAGGTGCAAACTGAAGTATATTGGTGGGACTGACATTAGCTTCTCAAAGGAAGACCCATCCACAGCATGCGCCGCAGTGGTAGTCCTTAATGCCGATACTTTAGAAGTTGTCCATGAAGAGTTCAATATTGTTCAACTGCAAGTGCCATATATTCCTGGTTTTCTTGCATTCAGAGAG GCTCCAATTCTTCTTGGACTCTTGGAAAAGGTGAAGATTAATGCACCTCATTTCTACCCTCAG TTACTCATGGTTGATGGAAATGGATTACTCCATCCGCGAG CAGGTTTTGGTTTAGCTTGTCACCTCGGCATCCTTGCAGACATTCCTACTATTGGAGTTGGAAAAAAT CTACATCATGTAGATGGCCTTAACCAATCAGAAGTCAGAAGACTGCTTGAATCAAAAGAGAACTGCAACAAGGAACTGATTTTGTTGACTGGACAGTCTGGGACAAAATGGGGCATG TTGGGCATCGCATTTCACTTGATTCAGCCACGGTGA
- the LOC136521348 gene encoding uncharacterized protein isoform X1: protein MLFLMKYERRGQTKPSLARFVRVCHLLWRVQNHHARISCLVRSTIGMDDAQGYQEGDDYDLVLQKQEWIKTQDMLKSKLILEDEFAWSLPSVGSGSDDHERCKLKYIGGTDISFSKEDPSTACAAVVVLNADTLEVVHEEFNIVQLQVPYIPGFLAFREAPILLGLLEKVKINAPHFYPQLLMVDGNGLLHPRAGFGLACHLGILADIPTIGVGKNLHHVDGLNQSEVRRLLESKENCNKELILLTGQSGTKWGMALRSCPGSSKPIYISVGHRISLDSATVIVKSCCKYRVPEPTRQADIRSKAFLQKLQKPRQ, encoded by the exons ATGCTATTTTTGATGAAGTATGAGAGGCGAGGGCAAACCAAACCTTCATTAGCTAG ATTTGTCAGGGTTTGTCATCTTCTCTGGAGGGTTCAGAACCACCATGCAAGAATTAGCTGTCTTGTGAGGAGTACAATAGGAATGGATGATGCCCAAGGGTACCAAGAAGGAGATGACTATGACTTGGTGCTGCAGAAACAAGAATGGATCAA AACACAAGACATGCTCAAGAGTAAACTTATTCTTGAAGATGAATTTGCCTGGAGTTTACCTTCGGTGGGCTCAGGTTCAGATGACCATGAAAGGTGCAAACTGAAGTATATTGGTGGGACTGACATTAGCTTCTCAAAGGAAGACCCATCCACAGCATGCGCCGCAGTGGTAGTCCTTAATGCCGATACTTTAGAAGTTGTCCATGAAGAGTTCAATATTGTTCAACTGCAAGTGCCATATATTCCTGGTTTTCTTGCATTCAGAGAG GCTCCAATTCTTCTTGGACTCTTGGAAAAGGTGAAGATTAATGCACCTCATTTCTACCCTCAG TTACTCATGGTTGATGGAAATGGATTACTCCATCCGCGAG CAGGTTTTGGTTTAGCTTGTCACCTCGGCATCCTTGCAGACATTCCTACTATTGGAGTTGGAAAAAAT CTACATCATGTAGATGGCCTTAACCAATCAGAAGTCAGAAGACTGCTTGAATCAAAAGAGAACTGCAACAAGGAACTGATTTTGTTGACTGGACAGTCTGGGACAAAATGGGGCATG GCGCTGCGCTCCTGCCCTGGTTCATCAAAACCAATCTACATCTCAGTTGGGCATCGCATTTCACTTGATTCAGCCACGGTGATAGTGAAGTCCTGTTGTAAATACCGTGTTCCTGAGCCTACAAGGCAG GCGGATATAAGATCGAAGGCCTTCCTGCAGAAGCTCCAAAAACCACGGCAATGA
- the LOC136522802 gene encoding peptidyl-prolyl cis-trans isomerase FKBP13, chloroplastic-like: MAPAASTSTSPLSRLLLLSLPKPGAARHPSSSSPAPPCQQDAAAAGLVLRRREAAVAVLSTAVLSRFVLPAAAGAADGGECPLEVAPSGLAFCDRVVGTGAAAQEGQLIRAHYTGRLEDGTVFDSSYKRGKPLTFRVGVGEVIKGWDQGIVGGEGIPPMLAGGKRTLKLPPALAYGEKGAGCRGWEPTSCVIPPNSTLLFDVEYVGRASG; encoded by the exons ATGGCTCCGGCCGCGTCCACGTCCACGTCGCCGCTgtcccgcctcctcctcctcagcctCCCGAAGCCAGGCGCCGCGAGGCACCCCAGCTCCTCCTCTCCCGCGCCGCCTTGCCAgcaggacgccgccgccgccggcctcgtCCTCCGGCGGCGCGAGGCCGCGGTCGCCGTGCTGTCGACCGCCGTCCTCTCCCGCTTCGTGCTCCCCGCGGCGGCGGGAGCCGCGGACGGTGGGGAGTGCCCGCTGGAGGTGGCGCCGTCCGGGCTCGCCTTCTGCGACCGCGTCGTCGGCACCGGCGCCGCCGCCCAGGAGGGACAGCTCATCAGG GCGCATTACACGGGGAGGCTGGAGGACGGCACGGTGTTCGACAGCAGCTACAAGCGCGGGAAGCCGCTCACCTTCCGCGTCGGCGTCGGAGAG GTGATCAAAGGATGGGATCAGGGTATCGTTGGCGGCGAAGGGATCCCGCCAATGCTTGCTG GGGGTAAGCGGACGCTGAAGCTGCCGCCGGCGCTGGCCTACGGCGAGAAGGGGGCCGGGTGCAGAGGGTGGGAGCCCACCTCCTGCGTCATCCCGCCAAACTCCACGCTCCTCTTCGACGTCGAGTACGTCGGCCGAGCCTCCGGCTGA
- the LOC136521348 gene encoding uncharacterized protein isoform X3, with translation MDDAQGYQEGDDYDLVLQKQEWIKTQDMLKSKLILEDEFAWSLPSVGSGSDDHERCKLKYIGGTDISFSKEDPSTACAAVVVLNADTLEVVHEEFNIVQLQVPYIPGFLAFREAPILLGLLEKVKINAPHFYPQLLMVDGNGLLHPRAGFGLACHLGILADIPTIGVGKNLHHVDGLNQSEVRRLLESKENCNKELILLTGQSGTKWGMALRSCPGSSKPIYISVGHRISLDSATVIVKSCCKYRVPEPTRQADIRSKAFLQKLQKPRQ, from the exons ATGGATGATGCCCAAGGGTACCAAGAAGGAGATGACTATGACTTGGTGCTGCAGAAACAAGAATGGATCAA AACACAAGACATGCTCAAGAGTAAACTTATTCTTGAAGATGAATTTGCCTGGAGTTTACCTTCGGTGGGCTCAGGTTCAGATGACCATGAAAGGTGCAAACTGAAGTATATTGGTGGGACTGACATTAGCTTCTCAAAGGAAGACCCATCCACAGCATGCGCCGCAGTGGTAGTCCTTAATGCCGATACTTTAGAAGTTGTCCATGAAGAGTTCAATATTGTTCAACTGCAAGTGCCATATATTCCTGGTTTTCTTGCATTCAGAGAG GCTCCAATTCTTCTTGGACTCTTGGAAAAGGTGAAGATTAATGCACCTCATTTCTACCCTCAG TTACTCATGGTTGATGGAAATGGATTACTCCATCCGCGAG CAGGTTTTGGTTTAGCTTGTCACCTCGGCATCCTTGCAGACATTCCTACTATTGGAGTTGGAAAAAAT CTACATCATGTAGATGGCCTTAACCAATCAGAAGTCAGAAGACTGCTTGAATCAAAAGAGAACTGCAACAAGGAACTGATTTTGTTGACTGGACAGTCTGGGACAAAATGGGGCATG GCGCTGCGCTCCTGCCCTGGTTCATCAAAACCAATCTACATCTCAGTTGGGCATCGCATTTCACTTGATTCAGCCACGGTGATAGTGAAGTCCTGTTGTAAATACCGTGTTCCTGAGCCTACAAGGCAG GCGGATATAAGATCGAAGGCCTTCCTGCAGAAGCTCCAAAAACCACGGCAATGA
- the LOC136521348 gene encoding uncharacterized protein isoform X2, with product MLFLMKYERRGQTKPSLARFVRVCHLLWRVQNHHARISCLVRSTIGMDDAQGYQEGDDYDLVLQKQEWIKTQDMLKSKLILEDEFAWSLPSVGSGSDDHERCKLKYIGGTDISFSKEDPSTACAAVVVLNADTLEVVHEEFNIVQLQVPYIPGFLAFREAPILLGLLEKVKINAPHFYPQLLMVDGNGLLHPRGFGLACHLGILADIPTIGVGKNLHHVDGLNQSEVRRLLESKENCNKELILLTGQSGTKWGMALRSCPGSSKPIYISVGHRISLDSATVIVKSCCKYRVPEPTRQADIRSKAFLQKLQKPRQ from the exons ATGCTATTTTTGATGAAGTATGAGAGGCGAGGGCAAACCAAACCTTCATTAGCTAG ATTTGTCAGGGTTTGTCATCTTCTCTGGAGGGTTCAGAACCACCATGCAAGAATTAGCTGTCTTGTGAGGAGTACAATAGGAATGGATGATGCCCAAGGGTACCAAGAAGGAGATGACTATGACTTGGTGCTGCAGAAACAAGAATGGATCAA AACACAAGACATGCTCAAGAGTAAACTTATTCTTGAAGATGAATTTGCCTGGAGTTTACCTTCGGTGGGCTCAGGTTCAGATGACCATGAAAGGTGCAAACTGAAGTATATTGGTGGGACTGACATTAGCTTCTCAAAGGAAGACCCATCCACAGCATGCGCCGCAGTGGTAGTCCTTAATGCCGATACTTTAGAAGTTGTCCATGAAGAGTTCAATATTGTTCAACTGCAAGTGCCATATATTCCTGGTTTTCTTGCATTCAGAGAG GCTCCAATTCTTCTTGGACTCTTGGAAAAGGTGAAGATTAATGCACCTCATTTCTACCCTCAG TTACTCATGGTTGATGGAAATGGATTACTCCATCCGCGAG GTTTTGGTTTAGCTTGTCACCTCGGCATCCTTGCAGACATTCCTACTATTGGAGTTGGAAAAAAT CTACATCATGTAGATGGCCTTAACCAATCAGAAGTCAGAAGACTGCTTGAATCAAAAGAGAACTGCAACAAGGAACTGATTTTGTTGACTGGACAGTCTGGGACAAAATGGGGCATG GCGCTGCGCTCCTGCCCTGGTTCATCAAAACCAATCTACATCTCAGTTGGGCATCGCATTTCACTTGATTCAGCCACGGTGATAGTGAAGTCCTGTTGTAAATACCGTGTTCCTGAGCCTACAAGGCAG GCGGATATAAGATCGAAGGCCTTCCTGCAGAAGCTCCAAAAACCACGGCAATGA